One region of Candidatus Methylomirabilota bacterium genomic DNA includes:
- a CDS encoding DEAD/DEAH box helicase, whose product MQIRELLDELLTSLETGPLITAVRHFESRPAVFAPFPSSLDPRIVEALKARGIEQLYSHQARAFETAAKGEHLVVVTPTASGKTLCYNLPVLQALVQQPEARVLYLFPTKALAQDQLAELTELAKSLPDMRMFTYDGDTPQDARRSVRARANLVLTNPDMLHSGILPHHTKWVNLFQNLKYVVIDELHAYRGVFGSHLANVLRRLKRICRHYGATPQFIMASATIANPGDLAQRLTGEPVAELNESGAPTGEKTFMVYNPPVINPDLGIRAPYLGEASRLAARFLKQKVATIVFCQSRLSTEVVLASIKKEVEDKTGDSGIVRGYRGGYLPLRRREVERGLRSGDVLGVVATSALELGIDIGHLDLAVLAGYPGTIASMWQQAGRAGRRSGESAAVMVATSSPMDQYLAAHPDYLFGAPPEHARVNPENPFILINHVKCAAFELPLGADEPFGGDVSAHLAALEEEGVLHRAGEHFHWSSETYPADHISLRTVTSDNFLVIDTTARDAQQVKRRQIIAEVDWKSAFAMIYPKAIYMVEGEPFEVQELHYREDEEKVAYVKKVVVDYFTDAITAKGVWILQRFGRQETPGLLAEQGEVLVAEKVVGFKKIKMGTLENVGSGEVELPQQEMQTTSAWLTLDPGLLDQISSRRDDLVDGLRALTHLLHHLAPIFLLCDIRDVGSWLGDGSPAQAGQVVTRETMRAQLLQGETFTPTIYLYDNQPGGIGLAERIFEVLPDLLARGLETLEACGCRSGCPSCAGPVNEVGRQAKPVALAILQRLVRRR is encoded by the coding sequence ATGCAAATCCGAGAGCTCCTCGACGAGCTCTTGACGTCGCTCGAGACCGGTCCGCTGATCACCGCGGTGCGCCACTTCGAGTCCCGGCCCGCGGTCTTCGCCCCGTTTCCCTCCTCGCTCGACCCGCGCATCGTGGAGGCGCTGAAGGCGCGCGGGATCGAGCAGCTCTACTCGCATCAGGCGCGCGCCTTCGAGACGGCGGCCAAGGGCGAGCACCTGGTGGTGGTGACCCCGACCGCCTCCGGCAAGACGCTCTGCTACAACCTGCCGGTGTTGCAGGCGCTGGTGCAGCAGCCCGAAGCCCGCGTGCTCTACCTCTTCCCCACGAAGGCGCTCGCGCAGGATCAGCTCGCCGAGCTGACCGAGCTGGCCAAGTCGCTGCCCGACATGCGGATGTTCACCTACGACGGCGACACCCCGCAGGACGCGCGGCGCTCGGTACGCGCGCGGGCCAACCTGGTGCTCACCAACCCGGACATGCTGCACTCCGGGATCCTGCCGCACCACACGAAGTGGGTGAACCTGTTCCAGAACCTGAAGTACGTGGTGATCGACGAGCTGCACGCCTACCGGGGCGTCTTCGGCAGCCACCTCGCCAACGTGCTGCGCCGGCTCAAGCGCATCTGCCGTCACTACGGCGCGACTCCGCAGTTCATCATGGCCTCGGCCACCATCGCCAATCCCGGCGATCTGGCCCAGCGCTTGACCGGCGAGCCGGTGGCGGAGCTGAACGAGAGCGGCGCGCCCACCGGCGAGAAGACCTTCATGGTCTACAACCCGCCGGTGATCAACCCCGACCTGGGCATCCGCGCGCCGTATCTCGGCGAGGCGTCGAGGCTGGCCGCGCGCTTCCTCAAGCAGAAGGTCGCCACCATCGTGTTCTGTCAGAGCCGGCTCTCCACCGAGGTGGTGCTGGCCTCGATCAAGAAGGAGGTCGAGGACAAGACCGGCGACTCCGGGATCGTGCGCGGCTATCGCGGCGGCTACCTGCCGCTCCGGCGCCGCGAGGTGGAGCGCGGGCTCCGCTCGGGCGACGTGCTGGGCGTGGTGGCGACGAGCGCGCTCGAGCTGGGCATCGACATCGGGCATCTCGACCTGGCGGTGCTCGCGGGCTACCCCGGGACCATCGCCTCGATGTGGCAGCAGGCGGGCCGCGCGGGCCGGCGCAGCGGCGAGTCCGCCGCGGTCATGGTGGCGACGAGCTCCCCGATGGATCAGTACCTGGCCGCGCATCCCGACTACCTGTTCGGCGCGCCGCCCGAGCACGCGCGGGTGAATCCCGAGAACCCCTTCATCCTGATCAACCACGTCAAGTGCGCGGCGTTCGAGCTGCCCCTGGGCGCCGACGAGCCCTTCGGGGGCGACGTGTCGGCGCATCTGGCCGCGCTCGAGGAGGAGGGCGTGCTGCACCGGGCGGGCGAGCACTTCCACTGGAGCTCGGAGACCTACCCGGCCGACCACATCTCCCTGCGCACGGTGACCTCCGACAACTTCCTGGTCATCGACACCACCGCGCGCGATGCTCAGCAGGTGAAGCGGCGCCAGATCATCGCGGAGGTGGACTGGAAGAGCGCCTTCGCCATGATCTATCCCAAGGCGATCTACATGGTGGAGGGCGAGCCCTTCGAGGTACAGGAGCTCCACTATCGCGAGGACGAGGAGAAGGTCGCCTACGTGAAAAAGGTGGTCGTCGACTACTTCACCGACGCGATCACCGCCAAGGGGGTATGGATCCTCCAGCGCTTCGGCCGCCAGGAGACGCCGGGCCTGCTCGCCGAGCAGGGCGAAGTGCTGGTCGCCGAGAAGGTGGTGGGCTTCAAGAAGATCAAGATGGGTACGCTCGAGAACGTGGGCTCGGGCGAGGTCGAGCTGCCGCAGCAGGAGATGCAGACCACCAGCGCGTGGCTGACCCTCGACCCGGGACTTCTCGACCAGATCTCCTCGCGCCGCGACGACCTGGTCGACGGGCTGCGCGCGCTCACCCACCTGCTACACCACCTGGCTCCGATCTTCCTGCTCTGCGACATCCGCGACGTCGGCTCCTGGCTCGGCGACGGCTCGCCCGCCCAGGCCGGCCAGGTGGTGACGCGGGAGACCATGCGCGCGCAGCTGCTCCAGGGCGAGACCTTCACGCCGACGATCTACCTCTACGACAACCAGCCCGGCGGCATCGGCCTGGCCGAGCGCATCTTCGAGGTGCTCCCGGACCTGCTCGCCCGCGGGCTCGAGACGCTCGAGGCCTGCGGCTGCCGTAGCGGCTGCCCGTCCTGCGCCGGCCCGGTGAACGAGGTGGGCCGTCAAGCCAAGCCGGTGGCCCTGGCGATCCTGCAGCGCCTCGTGCGCCGGCGCTGA
- a CDS encoding D-glycerate dehydrogenase — protein MTSANEKPAVLISRLLPEPAVALARSRAAVDAYDQDAPMPRAELLKRLRERQGLICVISEAIDQALLDGCPKLRVVSNVAVGFNNVDVAACTKRGVVVTNTPDVLTDTTADFAWTLLMATARRLVEADRYVREGRFTQWEYMLQLGRDVHGKTLGVVGFGRIGRAMARRALGFGMRVLYQDAVAADAATERELNASRVDLATLLRESDFVSLHTPLIPETRHLMNRETLRAMKKTAFLINAARGPVVDEAALVEALREGWIAGAGLDVFEEEPTVHPGLIGLTNVVLAPHIGSGSLETRLKMATLAVENCLAVLEGRTPPTPVNPEVLARR, from the coding sequence ATGACGTCTGCGAATGAGAAGCCGGCGGTCCTGATCTCTCGACTCCTTCCGGAGCCGGCGGTCGCGCTGGCCCGCAGCCGCGCGGCCGTGGATGCATACGACCAGGACGCGCCCATGCCCCGCGCCGAGCTGCTGAAGCGCCTCCGCGAACGGCAGGGGCTGATCTGCGTCATCAGCGAGGCCATCGATCAGGCGCTGCTGGACGGCTGCCCGAAGCTGCGCGTCGTCTCCAATGTGGCGGTGGGCTTCAACAACGTGGACGTGGCGGCCTGCACGAAGCGCGGCGTCGTGGTCACCAACACCCCCGACGTGCTCACCGATACCACCGCGGACTTCGCCTGGACGCTCCTCATGGCCACCGCGCGTCGGCTGGTGGAGGCCGATCGCTACGTCCGCGAGGGCCGGTTCACGCAGTGGGAGTACATGCTGCAGCTGGGGCGCGACGTCCACGGCAAGACCCTGGGCGTGGTCGGTTTCGGCCGGATCGGCCGGGCGATGGCCCGCCGGGCGCTCGGCTTCGGCATGCGCGTGCTCTACCAGGATGCGGTGGCCGCGGATGCGGCGACGGAGCGCGAGCTGAACGCCAGCCGGGTCGACCTGGCCACACTCCTCCGCGAGTCGGACTTCGTGAGCCTCCACACTCCACTCATCCCCGAGACTCGGCATCTCATGAACCGGGAGACCTTGCGCGCCATGAAGAAGACCGCCTTCCTGATCAATGCGGCGCGCGGCCCGGTGGTGGACGAGGCAGCGCTGGTGGAGGCCCTCCGCGAGGGCTGGATCGCCGGCGCGGGTCTCGACGTCTTCGAGGAGGAGCCGACGGTCCATCCCGGCCTCATCGGGCTCACCAACGTGGTGCTGGCGCCGCACATCGGCAGCGGCTCGCTCGAGACCCGGCTCAAGATGGCCACCCTGGCGGTGGAGAACTGCCTCGCGGTGCTGGAGGGGCGGACGCCACCCACCCCGGTCAATCCCGAGGTGCTGGCCCGGCGCTAG
- a CDS encoding N-acyl homoserine lactonase family protein, whose amino-acid sequence MKMYAFSSGGLTIAKSALQSGASTNPITVPVGFFVVRHPKGNFLFDTGNNDKIISDPSYWGPFIKGLTPERGPDVAIDTQLKKIGLSPDDIKYVAVGHMHLDHGGNVCKFPKATLLVQKDEMKNAAWPEPGTAGPYIPGDVACLRNDLGEALPNKFKMEQLTGDLDVFGDGSVVVKNWPGHTPGSQMAIVRLPKTGTVVLTSDNVYFSENVTKNLLPDISLAYYPAGILNAYEYIRMLQGRENASFMTAHDPDGPAGKARSTKAPQMFE is encoded by the coding sequence ATGAAGATGTACGCGTTCAGCTCCGGAGGGCTGACGATCGCGAAGAGCGCTCTGCAGTCGGGAGCCTCCACCAACCCGATCACCGTCCCGGTCGGCTTCTTCGTCGTCCGGCACCCGAAGGGCAACTTCCTGTTCGACACCGGGAACAACGACAAGATCATCAGCGACCCCAGCTACTGGGGGCCGTTCATCAAGGGCCTCACTCCCGAGCGCGGTCCGGACGTGGCGATCGATACCCAGCTGAAGAAGATCGGGCTCAGCCCCGACGACATCAAGTACGTGGCGGTCGGCCACATGCATCTCGACCACGGCGGGAACGTCTGCAAGTTCCCCAAGGCGACCCTCCTCGTCCAGAAGGACGAGATGAAGAACGCGGCCTGGCCCGAGCCCGGCACCGCCGGTCCCTACATCCCCGGTGACGTGGCGTGCCTCCGCAACGACCTGGGCGAGGCGCTGCCCAACAAGTTCAAGATGGAGCAGCTGACCGGCGATCTGGACGTGTTCGGCGACGGCAGCGTCGTCGTCAAGAACTGGCCCGGCCATACTCCGGGCAGCCAGATGGCGATCGTCCGCCTGCCCAAGACCGGCACGGTCGTCCTCACCAGCGACAACGTGTACTTCTCCGAGAACGTCACCAAGAACCTGCTGCCCGACATCTCGCTCGCGTACTATCCCGCCGGAATCCTGAACGCGTACGAGTACATCCGGATGCTGCAGGGGCGCGAGAACGCCAGCTTCATGACCGCGCACGATCCGGACGGCCCGGCCGGCAAGGCCCGTTCGACCAAGGCGCCCCAGATGTTCGAGTAG
- a CDS encoding extracellular solute-binding protein, with protein sequence MLAAGLALAVGMPAASGQSAAVTVYSARSHYGQEPAMEAFTRKTGIQVKSFGGESGPLFERLKAEGDKTPADVLISVDAGNLWNAARAGLLSKVDSPEIAANVPAHLRDPENRWVGLTVRARTIMYNTAKVKPEELSTYEALGDPKWKGRLCLRSSTHIYNQSLIATMIKRRGEAKAEAIVRGWVANNPTLINGDTKILEAVAAGQCDLALTNTYYLGRIVAKDAAFPVAAFWADQPTPGTHVNISGAGVTAHSRNRAAAIKLIEFLTSPEAQQMFADSNFEYPANPQAGVNPVIAKWGTFKQDDTNVAAAGEYQAAATRLADRAGYK encoded by the coding sequence ATGCTTGCGGCAGGGCTCGCACTGGCCGTCGGGATGCCGGCGGCGAGCGGACAGAGTGCGGCGGTGACGGTGTACTCGGCGCGCTCCCACTACGGGCAGGAGCCGGCCATGGAGGCCTTCACCAGGAAGACGGGCATCCAGGTGAAGAGCTTCGGCGGCGAGTCCGGGCCGCTGTTCGAGCGGCTGAAGGCGGAGGGTGACAAGACGCCGGCCGACGTGCTCATCAGCGTCGACGCCGGCAATCTCTGGAACGCGGCGCGCGCCGGGCTGTTGTCCAAAGTGGACTCGCCCGAGATCGCGGCCAACGTGCCCGCGCACCTGCGGGATCCCGAGAACCGGTGGGTCGGCCTGACCGTGCGGGCCCGCACGATCATGTACAACACCGCGAAGGTGAAGCCGGAGGAGCTGTCCACCTACGAGGCGCTCGGCGATCCCAAGTGGAAGGGCCGTCTGTGCCTGCGCTCCTCGACCCACATCTACAATCAGTCGCTGATCGCCACCATGATCAAGCGCCGCGGCGAGGCGAAGGCGGAGGCGATCGTGCGCGGCTGGGTGGCCAACAACCCGACCCTGATCAACGGCGACACGAAGATCCTGGAGGCGGTCGCGGCCGGCCAGTGCGACCTGGCCCTGACCAACACGTACTATCTCGGACGAATCGTGGCCAAGGACGCGGCCTTCCCGGTGGCCGCCTTCTGGGCCGACCAGCCGACGCCGGGCACCCACGTGAACATCTCGGGCGCCGGGGTGACCGCGCATTCCAGGAACCGCGCGGCCGCCATCAAGCTGATCGAGTTCCTCACGAGTCCCGAGGCGCAGCAGATGTTCGCGGACTCCAATTTCGAGTACCCGGCCAATCCGCAGGCCGGCGTGAATCCGGTGATCGCCAAGTGGGGCACGTTCAAGCAGGACGATACCAACGTGGCCGCGGCGGGCGAGTACCAGGCGGCCGCGACCCGGCTGGCGGATCGGGCGGGCTACAAGTAG
- a CDS encoding ribonuclease H-like domain-containing protein produces MGRDLTELTRIIRRIEAKTRASSPAASPPRARATIEDLLEGAIEETERGRLLVVRRRFPVDHRHGAQSLLAARDAASPALALLARAGAAPAEGRRLLYLDTETTGLAGGTGTYAFLVGVGFFDGDDFEVRQFFMRDLDEEPALLCALETMFRRFDGFVTYNGGGFDLPLLETRFVLGRRRFPGEEVFHVDLLGAARRLWSARLADCRLGTVEQHALRFAREHDLPGALIPTVYFEYLRRKQPHALPRVFEHNRHDILSLAALTGWVADAITRAPVPDLEPEALAGLGRLLEASEPARSLACYRMALDAGLPTPSRERLLLRLAQGEKRRERWDEARALWEAAARGPRDFDPRPWEEIAKVHEHRRRDLAAARLVVEEALDLARRHRASERVLAAFEHRRERLARRLERAVGLDSARQSA; encoded by the coding sequence TTGGGCCGCGATCTCACCGAGCTGACCCGGATCATCCGCCGCATCGAGGCCAAGACCCGCGCCTCGAGCCCGGCCGCGTCTCCGCCGCGGGCACGCGCCACCATCGAGGACCTGTTGGAGGGCGCCATCGAGGAGACGGAGCGGGGCCGGCTCCTGGTGGTGCGCCGGCGGTTCCCGGTGGACCATCGCCACGGGGCCCAGTCGCTGCTCGCCGCCCGCGACGCGGCCTCGCCGGCGCTCGCCCTACTGGCCCGCGCGGGCGCCGCGCCGGCGGAGGGCCGCCGTCTCCTCTATCTCGACACCGAGACCACCGGCCTGGCCGGCGGCACCGGCACCTACGCCTTTCTGGTCGGGGTCGGCTTCTTCGACGGCGACGACTTCGAGGTGCGGCAGTTCTTCATGCGCGACCTCGACGAGGAGCCCGCGCTGCTCTGCGCGCTGGAGACGATGTTCCGGCGGTTCGACGGCTTCGTGACGTACAACGGCGGCGGCTTCGATCTCCCGCTGCTGGAAACGCGCTTCGTGCTCGGCCGTCGGCGCTTTCCCGGCGAGGAGGTCTTCCACGTCGACCTGCTGGGCGCCGCGCGGCGCCTGTGGAGCGCGCGGCTGGCCGACTGCCGGCTGGGCACGGTGGAGCAGCACGCGCTGCGGTTCGCGCGCGAGCACGATCTGCCCGGCGCGCTGATCCCGACCGTGTACTTCGAGTACCTGCGACGCAAGCAGCCGCACGCGCTCCCGCGCGTCTTCGAGCACAACCGGCACGACATCCTCTCGCTGGCCGCGCTCACCGGCTGGGTCGCGGACGCGATCACCCGGGCGCCGGTGCCCGATCTGGAGCCGGAGGCCCTGGCCGGCCTCGGCCGGCTGCTGGAGGCGAGCGAGCCTGCGCGGAGCCTCGCCTGCTACCGCATGGCCCTCGACGCCGGGCTGCCGACCCCGTCGCGCGAGCGGCTCCTGCTGCGCCTGGCCCAGGGCGAGAAGCGACGCGAGCGCTGGGACGAGGCTCGCGCCCTCTGGGAGGCCGCGGCCCGGGGACCTCGTGACTTCGACCCGCGCCCGTGGGAGGAGATCGCCAAGGTCCACGAGCATCGCCGGCGCGACCTCGCCGCCGCCCGCCTGGTCGTGGAGGAGGCGCTCGACCTGGCCCGGCGCCATCGCGCGTCCGAGCGCGTGCTCGCCGCGTTCGAGCATCGGCGGGAGCGCCTGGCCCGCCGGCTCGAGCGGGCGGTCGGTCTCGATAGCGCTCGACAGTCCGCCTGA
- a CDS encoding ABC transporter ATP-binding protein translates to MPPIIVADHLTKWYGPRLAVDRISLEVETGEVMGLLGPNGSGKTTILRILTGYLRPSAGTARIAGLDVVDESFQARARVGYVPEDSPLYGWMRVREFLGFMARLKGLAGDRVGSAVEGAIERLALGDVGRLLIGKLSRGYRQRVAIAQALLGNPELLVLDEPTNGLDPRQIIEMRGHIRALAGERTVLVTSHILGEIERVADRVAILLNGRLLGVHSLRTGGLGQRIRLRVRGRPDAVRAALAAVPGVRGVRVETTDAASDPAAYLVDAEAGATVSEALAASLVAGGFGLVEMGPAPVDLEALFLGLTGDRAGDGP, encoded by the coding sequence ATGCCCCCGATCATCGTCGCCGACCATCTCACCAAGTGGTACGGGCCCCGCCTCGCCGTCGACCGGATCTCGCTCGAGGTCGAGACCGGCGAGGTCATGGGACTGCTCGGCCCGAACGGCTCCGGCAAGACCACGATTCTGCGCATCCTCACCGGCTACCTCCGTCCGTCCGCGGGCACCGCCCGCATCGCCGGCCTCGACGTGGTGGACGAGTCGTTTCAGGCTCGGGCCCGGGTCGGCTACGTGCCCGAGGACAGCCCGCTCTACGGCTGGATGCGGGTCCGGGAATTCCTCGGCTTCATGGCGCGGCTCAAGGGGCTGGCCGGCGACCGCGTCGGGTCGGCGGTGGAGGGCGCCATCGAGCGGCTGGCCCTCGGCGACGTCGGCCGCCTGCTCATCGGCAAGCTCTCCCGCGGCTACCGGCAGCGGGTCGCGATCGCCCAGGCCCTGCTCGGCAACCCGGAGCTGCTGGTCCTCGACGAGCCGACGAACGGTCTCGATCCCCGCCAGATCATCGAGATGCGCGGGCACATCCGCGCGCTCGCCGGCGAGCGGACGGTGCTGGTCACCTCCCACATCCTCGGCGAGATCGAGCGCGTGGCGGACCGCGTGGCGATCCTCCTCAACGGCCGCCTCCTCGGCGTGCACTCGCTCCGGACCGGCGGGCTCGGCCAGCGCATTCGGCTGCGCGTGCGCGGCCGGCCGGACGCGGTGCGGGCCGCCCTCGCCGCCGTCCCCGGAGTCCGTGGCGTGCGCGTCGAGACGACCGACGCCGCATCGGATCCGGCCGCGTATCTCGTGGACGCGGAGGCCGGCGCCACCGTTTCGGAGGCGCTGGCCGCCTCGCTCGTCGCGGGCGGCTTCGGGCTCGTCGAGATGGGCCCGGCCCCGGTGGATCTGGAGGCGCTCTTCCTGGGCCTCACCGGCGACCGAGCGGGAGACGGCCCGTGA
- a CDS encoding iron ABC transporter permease, whose protein sequence is MLALRPARPALWSWLAVGIAATLAVPIAVVLSALAAPSRDIWLHLWRTQLLELIAHTVWLLVGVGAGTLIVGGGLAWLVVHHRFPGRSALEWALILPLAVPAYVIGFAFLGLFEYSGPLQTGLRGWWGPGARLPELRSLGGVALMMTLVFYPYVYLLARVAFREQGTAVVETARSLGRSRWGAFLRVTVPMARPSLAAGVALAMMEALADFGTVAIFGYRTLTEAIYRVWYGMFDRIAATQLASVLLLFALALLLLERRARGRARFTQAARGTATVEPRALHGWRAAAATACCGVVLFLAFLLPVGQLGWWAVAVIRAGRIAPDFAALLGRTGLLAASAAVVVCALAVLLAYAGRLDGGGSVRLATQLASMGYAVPGAVIAVGVLLPLAWADHALVPPLERALGRPLGLLLTGSAAGLIVAYVVRFLAVGLQTVEASLGKISPALDDAARMLGARAGAALRRVHLPLMRGGVLTAAALVFVETMKEMPATLLLRPIGLNTLSVEIWERTSEAMWQEAAVPALTLVGAGLLPVMLLIRLTSRR, encoded by the coding sequence ATGCTCGCGCTGCGGCCGGCGAGGCCGGCCTTGTGGTCCTGGCTCGCCGTGGGCATCGCGGCGACGCTCGCGGTGCCCATCGCGGTCGTGCTCTCCGCGCTCGCGGCGCCCTCACGCGACATCTGGCTGCACCTCTGGCGGACCCAGCTCCTGGAGCTGATCGCCCATACCGTGTGGCTCCTCGTCGGGGTGGGGGCGGGCACGCTGATCGTCGGCGGTGGCCTCGCCTGGCTGGTCGTGCACCACCGGTTTCCCGGCCGCTCGGCGCTCGAGTGGGCGCTGATCCTCCCCCTGGCCGTGCCGGCCTACGTGATCGGCTTCGCGTTCCTCGGGCTCTTCGAGTATTCGGGGCCGCTCCAGACCGGGCTGCGCGGCTGGTGGGGACCCGGCGCGCGGCTGCCCGAGCTTCGGTCCCTCGGCGGCGTGGCTCTGATGATGACGCTGGTGTTCTATCCGTACGTGTACCTGCTGGCCCGCGTCGCCTTCCGCGAGCAGGGCACCGCGGTGGTGGAGACCGCGCGCAGCCTCGGGCGCTCCCGCTGGGGCGCGTTCCTGCGCGTCACCGTGCCGATGGCGCGGCCCTCGCTGGCCGCCGGCGTCGCGCTGGCCATGATGGAGGCGCTCGCCGATTTCGGCACGGTGGCTATTTTCGGCTACCGGACCCTCACCGAGGCGATCTACCGCGTCTGGTACGGGATGTTCGACCGCATCGCGGCCACCCAGCTCGCCAGCGTCCTGCTCCTGTTCGCGCTCGCCCTGCTGCTCCTCGAGCGCCGCGCGCGAGGCCGCGCCCGGTTCACCCAGGCCGCGCGCGGGACCGCCACCGTCGAGCCGCGGGCGCTTCACGGCTGGCGCGCGGCCGCGGCCACCGCCTGCTGCGGCGTGGTCCTCTTCTTGGCGTTCCTGCTCCCGGTGGGTCAGCTCGGGTGGTGGGCGGTGGCGGTGATACGGGCCGGTCGGATCGCGCCCGACTTCGCCGCACTCCTGGGCCGTACCGGTCTCCTGGCAGCCAGCGCGGCCGTGGTCGTCTGCGCGCTGGCGGTGCTGCTCGCCTACGCGGGCCGGCTCGACGGCGGCGGCTCGGTGCGCCTGGCCACGCAGCTGGCCTCCATGGGCTACGCGGTCCCCGGCGCGGTGATCGCGGTCGGGGTCCTGCTGCCGCTCGCGTGGGCCGACCACGCCCTGGTGCCGCCGCTCGAGCGCGCCCTCGGCCGCCCGCTCGGCCTCCTGCTCACCGGCTCGGCGGCCGGGCTGATCGTCGCCTACGTCGTCCGCTTCCTGGCGGTGGGGCTGCAGACGGTGGAGGCGAGCCTCGGCAAGATCTCGCCCGCCCTCGACGATGCCGCGCGCATGCTGGGGGCGCGCGCGGGAGCCGCCCTGCGCCGCGTGCACCTGCCGCTCATGCGCGGGGGCGTCCTCACCGCCGCGGCGCTGGTCTTCGTCGAGACGATGAAGGAGATGCCGGCCACCCTGCTGCTCCGGCCCATCGGTCTCAATACCCTGTCGGTGGAGATCTGGGAGCGAACGTCCGAGGCGATGTGGCAGGAGGCGGCGGTGCCCGCGCTGACCCTGGTCGGTGCCGGCCTGCTGCCGGTGATGCTCTTGATCCGCCTGACGAGCCGCCGCTAA
- the groES gene encoding co-chaperone GroES encodes MKIRPLHDRILVKREEEKEVKKGGIIIPDTAKEKPQEGKVIAVGNGKVNDEGKKVPLDVKAGDKILFGKYSGSEVKLDDEEYLILREEDVLAIIE; translated from the coding sequence ATGAAGATTCGTCCGTTGCACGACCGAATCCTCGTGAAGCGCGAAGAGGAAAAGGAGGTCAAGAAGGGCGGCATCATCATCCCGGACACCGCGAAGGAGAAGCCCCAGGAGGGGAAAGTCATCGCGGTCGGGAACGGGAAGGTGAACGACGAGGGCAAGAAGGTGCCGCTCGACGTGAAGGCCGGCGACAAGATCCTCTTCGGCAAGTACTCCGGCTCCGAGGTCAAGCTGGACGACGAGGAGTACCTGATCCTCCGCGAGGAGGACGTGCTCGCGATCATCGAGTAG
- a CDS encoding ABC transporter ATP-binding protein — protein MDLLVLDQISKRYRPAQPPAVDRLSVHVAEGEIVALLGPSGCGKTTTLRLIAGLETADAGTITLRGRVVTGPGRFVPPEERGIGIVFQDYALFPHLTVEDNVGFGLPRPGRHGRRARTAEVLALVGLDGLESRYPHELSGGQQQRVALARALAPAPALMLLDEPFSNLDTDLRAQMREEVERILRETATTAVFVTHDQEEAFTLADRVGVLRAGRVEQMASPQQVYHRPATRFVASFVGAADFLAGVVGREGIVTEVGTFANVDRLPEGQPVEVMIRPDAISFVPEPSGAGTITRRYFRGSATVYCVRLPSGYRVHSSQPSTSMLPTGTRVALSAHVPHVVAFPAAVATSGG, from the coding sequence GTGGACCTGCTGGTCCTCGACCAAATCAGCAAGCGCTACCGGCCCGCCCAGCCGCCCGCGGTCGACCGCCTGTCCGTGCACGTCGCGGAAGGCGAGATCGTCGCGCTCCTCGGACCATCGGGCTGCGGCAAGACCACCACGCTTCGCCTGATCGCCGGTCTGGAGACCGCCGACGCGGGCACCATCACCCTGCGCGGCCGGGTGGTCACGGGCCCCGGGCGCTTCGTCCCGCCCGAGGAGCGCGGCATCGGCATCGTGTTCCAGGACTACGCATTGTTCCCCCATCTCACCGTCGAGGACAACGTGGGTTTCGGGCTCCCGCGGCCCGGACGCCACGGGCGCCGGGCGCGCACCGCGGAGGTGCTCGCCCTGGTCGGGCTCGACGGGCTCGAGTCGCGCTACCCGCATGAGCTGTCGGGCGGCCAGCAGCAGCGCGTGGCCCTCGCCCGCGCGCTGGCTCCGGCGCCTGCCTTGATGCTGCTCGACGAGCCCTTCTCGAATCTCGACACCGACCTGCGCGCGCAGATGCGGGAGGAGGTGGAGCGGATCCTCCGCGAGACCGCGACCACCGCGGTGTTCGTCACGCACGATCAGGAGGAGGCCTTCACGCTCGCCGACCGGGTGGGAGTGCTCCGGGCCGGCCGCGTCGAGCAGATGGCTTCGCCCCAGCAGGTCTATCACCGCCCCGCGACCCGGTTCGTCGCCTCCTTCGTGGGGGCCGCCGATTTCCTCGCCGGCGTGGTCGGCCGCGAGGGAATCGTGACCGAGGTGGGCACCTTCGCCAACGTCGATCGGCTCCCCGAAGGCCAGCCGGTCGAGGTGATGATCCGGCCGGACGCCATCTCGTTCGTGCCCGAGCCGAGCGGCGCCGGGACCATCACGCGCCGCTACTTCCGCGGCTCGGCGACCGTCTACTGCGTGCGCCTGCCGTCGGGCTACCGGGTGCACTCCTCGCAGCCCTCGACCTCGATGCTGCCGACCGGGACGCGGGTCGCCCTCTCCGCCCACGTCCCGCACGTGGTGGCATTCCCCGCCGCCGTCGCCACGAGCGGCGGTTAG